The proteins below come from a single Xiphophorus hellerii strain 12219 chromosome 14, Xiphophorus_hellerii-4.1, whole genome shotgun sequence genomic window:
- the LOC116732469 gene encoding serine/arginine repetitive matrix protein 2-like isoform X2 encodes MSSIPQGRGYNDTHRDTTSLAWLSICKQTEKDHNNPSSGCTDRSRSVSGEGADNRKHPPGSGAAKSPEPGRSDQPKYTTESATEILSRFGLDKDDLGELNAYSEDQITPENLKYVLMQISIKKKERAAEKSSESQPTIGLKSDLHKTPVKSNKVIDCGDFGSSVAKKETEKDSTDKSRGKSLVETHKPSEDRLQRCVLKGKSRESEISEQNKMVSPKHKPDETKLYKPLSPKQPESTSKPSKAEQKSSNSKESKTRIKETMVAGQNKKSPEKKNPEVQTELKCGQQGQDKSVMQTKFKGSSFKNDSSCAIVSSKQKPDEPKTCKPLPPKQPESTSKSSNPGKAEQKSSNSKESKTQIKETTVAGQYKKHPEKKIPEVQTELKRGQQGQDKPVIQTKFKGSSSKNEPSHAVISAKQKPGEPKPCKPLPPKQPESTSKSSNPGKAEQKSSNNKESKTQIKETTVAGQNKAELKRGQQGRDKPVIQTKFKGSSCKNEPSHAIIRDCKGISPESFPHYCSICNKESRNVHAWCSHMKTTEHREKCKTLYPDLFCEQQFPRIDSTWRRCRETGKHKSDSRRRNASHSRSQERHHRRGSSSRSPCRRNASRSRSRSHGRRHRRGSSSRSPCRRNASRSRSRSHGRRHRRGSSSRSPCRRNASRSRSRSHGRRHRRGSSSRSPCRRKASRSRSRSHGRRHRRGSSSRSRCRRNASRSRSRSHGRRHRRGSSSRSHSPYRQRRKSRSRSTSTSDSSSSEDRRDRCRSPSRSSYSYRQTHRSQSRSPRYEKSTSCLPSPGMPSERQLSPKNSSKNPPSPSRSGEKQTSGDTSVPQDENSAETLVKKLLQSSAVQSLSKQIDVESLVKTLTPVFLDEFNKLTSTPGSSEAPQTKSTASSPPNHEEVGAETLRSADGSDRSGPVLEQSVNAAASGNLEEKEQEVTSTRKRGRPRKKARNTLVRKSAGVKHESSEENREEEETKSLPGASLDSSSALLGDVKTETDAEAAEVLDQSVNAAAAGELEEMEEKEREVTSIRKGGRPRKKPRKTPVRKSARGKPENPEENREEEDQSLPGASLDPSSSALLGDVKTETDNETAEVLDQSVNAVAAGELEETEQTEQEVTSIIKRGRPRKKSRKTPVRKSAGGKPENPEENREEDKSLPGASLDPSSSALLGAVKTETDNETAEVLDQSVNAVAAGELEETEQTEQEVTSIIKRGRPRKKSRKTPVRKSAGGKRENPEENREEEDQSLPGASLDPSSSALLGAVKTETDNETAEAAGDLEEMKDTEQEVASTKKRGRSGKKPRKAPVRKSAGGKPENPEEETKSLPETEAECPDRQNLDGRLEEEEEDEGRCKADGEGLEEETVPLGSVLDQSVNAAAAGNLEEMEDTEQEVTSTRKRGRPRKKPRKTPVRKSAGGKPENPEENREEEDKSLPGASLDPSSSALLGAVKTESDDEAAEGPDKKNLDGRLEEEEEEDEEVACKKRRKSPCTTADFILPPFNTDISFGEEFTARKLGYYCSLCSVFYMLKSNEEDTHCCSRNHYDNLLKHSQMKEEEPSPPPKRKTRSSR; translated from the exons ATGTCTTCAATTCCACAGGGACGTGGCTACAATGATACTCACAGGGACACTACATCCTTGGCCTGGCTTTCAATATGCAAACAGACCGAAAAAGATCACAATAACCCATCTTCTGGCTGCACAGACAGAAGCAGAAGTGTTTCTGGTGAAGGTGCAGACAACAGGAAACATCCTCCAGGTTCAGGTGCTGCTAAATCTCCAGAACCAGGCAGATCGGATCAACCCAAGTACACAACAGAATCAGCTACTGAGATCCTCAGCAGGTTTGGACTCGACAAGGACGACTTGGGAGAGCTCAATGCTTACTCTGAGGATCAGATCACCCCTGAAAACCTGAAATACGTCCTGATGCAGATTTCCATTAAGAAGAAGgaaagagctgcagagaaatcCTCTGAATCGCAGCCCACTATTGGTCTAAAGAGTGACTTGCATAAAACTCCCgtaaagtcaaataaagttATTGATTGCGGTGATTTTGGAAGTAGCGTTGCTAAAAAGGAGACTGAAAAAGATAGCACAGATAAGAGTAGAGGTAAGTCACTGGTGGAAACTCACAAACCCAGTGAGGACCGGCTGCAAAGATGTGTGTTAAAGGGCAAAAGCAGAGAGTCTGAGATTAGtgagcaaaataaaatggtttCACCCAAACATAAACCTGATGAGACTAAACTCTACAAACCTCTTTCTCCAAAGCAACCAGAGTCCACATCCAAACCTAGTAAAGCAGAACAGAAGAGTTCCAACAGCAAGGAAAGCAAAACTCgaataaaagaaacaatggTTGCTGGACAGAATAAGAAAAGTCCAGAGAAGAAGAACCCGGAGGTTCAGACTGAGCTGAAGTGTGGACAGCAAGGACAGGATAAGTCAGTGATGCAGACTAAATTTAAGGGgtcatcttttaaaaatgattcttCATGTGCCATAGTTTCATCCAAACAGAAACCTGACGAGCCTAAAACCTGCAAACCTCTTCCTCCAAAGCAACCAGAGTCCACATCTAAATCCTCCAATCCTGGTAAAGCAGAACAGAAGAGTTCCAACAGCAAGGAAAGCAAAACTCAGATAAAAGAAACAACGGTTGCTGGGCAGTATAAGAAACATCCAGAGAAGAAGATCCCTGAGGTTCAGACTGAGCTGAAACGTGGACAACAAGGACAGGATAAGCCAGTGATCCAGACTAAATTTAAAGGGTCATCTTCTAAAAATGAGCCTTCACACGCTGTAATTTCAGCCAAACAGAAACCTGGCGAGCCTAAACCCTGCAAACCTCTTCCTCCAAAGCAACCAGAGTCCACATCTAAATCCTCCAATCCTGGTAAAGCAGAACAGAAGAGTTCCAACAACAAGGAAAGTAAAACTCAGATAAAAGAAACAACGGTTGCTGGGCAGAATAAGGCTGAGCTGAAGCGCGGACAGCAAGGACGGGATAAGCCAGTGATCCAGACTAAATTTAAGGGGTCATCTTGTAAAAATGAGCCTTCACACGCCATAATTAGAGATTGTAAAGGTATCTCACCAGAATCCTTCCCACATTACTGTTCGATATGCAACAAGGAAAGTCGTAACGTACAT gctTGGTGTTCCCACATGAAGACCACTGAACATCGTGAGAAGTGCAAAACCCT ATACCCAGACTTGTTTTGTGAACAACAATTCCCCAG AATAGACTCAACCTGGAGGCGGTGTCGGGAGACGGGAAAACACAAGAGTGATTCTCGCCGCAGAAACGCTTCCCATTCCAGAAGTCAAGAACGCCATCACAGAAGAGGCTCCAGTTCTCGCTCACCCTGCCGGAGAAACGCTTCCCGTTCCCGCTCCAGAAGTCATGGCCGGCGTCACAGAAGAGGCTCCAGTTCTCGCTCACCCTGCCGGAGAAATGCTTCCCGTTCCCGCTCCAGAAGTCATGGCCGGCGTCACAGAAGAGGCTCCAGTTCTCGCTCACCCTGCAGGAGAAATGCTTCCCGTTCCCGCTCCAGAAGTCATGGCCGGCGTCACAGAAGAGGCTCCAGTTCTCGCTCACCCTGCAGGAGAAAAGCTTCCCGTTCCCGCTCCAGAAGTCATGGCCGGCGTCACAGGAGAGGCTCCAGTTCTCGCTCACGCTGCCGGAGAAACGCTTCCCGTTCCCGCTCCAGAAGTCATGGCCGGCGTCACAGAAGAGGCTCCAGTTCTCGCTCTCACAGCCCGTATCGTCAGCGCCGTAAATCCAGGAGTAGATCAACTTCCACCTCAGACAGTTCTAGCTCTGAGGACAGAAGAGACAGGTGCAGGAGCCCATCCAGGTCTTCCTACAGTTATAGACAAACCCACAG GTCTCAATCTCGTTCTCCAAGGTACGAGAAGTCCACCTCCTGTCTGCCCTCTCCAGGAATGCCTTCTGAGAGACAGCTTTCacccaaaaacagcagcaagaaTCCGCCATCACCAAGCAGAAGCGGCGAGAAACAAACGTCCGGAGACACATCGGTTCCTCAGGATGAGAACAGTGCAGAGACACTGGTGAAGAAACTGCTTCAATCATCAG CTGTCCAGTCTTTGTCAAAGCAGATAGATGTAGAGAGCCTTGTGAAAACTCTGACTCCGGTTTTCCTGGACGAGTTCAACAAGTTAACCTCAACACCCGGATCATCAGAGGCGCCTCAGACTAAAAGCACAGCCAGTTCCCCGCCAAATCACGAG gaagtcGGAGCAGAAACTCTGAGATCTGCTGACGGCTCAGATCGAAGCGGCCCAG TTTTAGAGCAGAGTGTAAATGCTGCAGCTTCAGGTAATCTGGAGGAaaaggaacaggaagtgacatcaacTAGAAAAAGAGGCCGACCCAGGAAGAAAGCCAGAAATACTCTTG TGAGAAAATCTGCTGGAGTAAAACATGAGAGCTCcgaagaaaacagagaagaagaagaaaccaaaTCACTTCCTGGTGCGTCGCTggattcttcttctgctctgttGGGGGACGTCAAGACGGAAACGGacgctgaagctgctgaag ttttaGATCAGAGTGTGaacgctgcagcagcaggtgagcTGGAGGAAATGGAGGAGAAGGAACGGGAAGTGACATCAATAAGAAAAGGAGGCCGACCCAGGAAGAAACCCAGAAAGACTCCTG tcagaaaatcTGCCAGAGGAAAACCTGAGAACcctgaagaaaacagagaagaagaagaccaATCACTTCCTGGTGCGTCGCTGGatccttcttcttctgctctatTGGGGGACGTCAAGACGGAGACGGATAATGAAACTGCTGAAG TTTTAGATCAGAGTGTGAACGCTGTAGCAGCAGGTGAGCTGGAGGAAACTGAGCAGacggaacaggaagtgacatcgaTAATAAAAAGAGGCCGACCCAGGAAGAAATCCAGAAAGACTCCTG TGAGAAAAtctgctggaggaaaacctgagaaccctgaagaaaacagagaagaagacaAATCACTTCCTGGTGCGTCGCTGGatccttcttcttctgctctatTGGGGGCCGTCAAGACGGAGACGGATAATGAAACTGCTGAAG TTTTAGATCAGAGTGTGAACGCTGTAGCAGCAGGTGAGCTGGAGGAAACTGAGCAGacggaacaggaagtgacatcaatAATAAAAAGAGGCCGACCCAGGAAGAAATCCAGAAAGACTCCTG TGAGAAAATCTGCTGGAGGAAAACGTGAGAACcctgaagaaaacagagaagaagaagaccaATCACTTCCTGGCGCATCGCTGGatccttcttcttctgctctatTGGGGGCCGTCAAGACGGAGACAGATAATGAAACTGCTGAAG cagcaggtgatCTGGAGGAAATGAAGGATACGGAACAGGAAGTGGCATCCACTAAAAAAAGAGGACGATCCGGGAAGAAACCCAGAAAGGCTCCTG TGAGAAAAtctgctggaggaaaacctgAGAACCCTGAAGAAGAAACCAAATCACTTCCTGAGACGGAGGCTGAATGTCCTGACAGACAGAACCTGGATGGACGcttggaggaagaggaggaggatgaaggacGATGCAAGGCCGACGGAGAAGGTTTGGAAGAGGAGACAGTTCCTTTAG GTTCCGTTTTAGATCAGAGTGTGaacgctgcagcagcaggtaaTCTGGAGGAAATGGAGGACacggaacaggaagtgacatcaacCAGAAAAAGAGGCCGACCCAGGAAGAAACCCAGAAAGACTCCTG TGAGAAAAtctgctggaggaaaacctgagaaccctgaagaaaacagagaagaagaagacaaatcACTTCCTGGCGCATCGCTGGatccttcttcttctgctctatTGGGGGCCGTCAAGACGGAGTCGGAtgatgaagctgctgaaggTCCAGACAAAAAGAACTTGGACGGACGcttggaggaagaggaggaggaggatgaagaag TAGCCTGTAAAAAACGAAGGAAGTCTCCTTGTACCACTGCTGATTTTATCCTGCCACCTTTCAACACAGACATCTCCTTTG GCGAGGAGTTTACTGCTCGTAAACTGGGATATTACTGTTCCCTCTGCTCTGTTTTCTACATGCTGAAGAGCAACGAAGAGGACACTCACTGCTGCAGCAGAAATCATTACGACAACCTGCTG AAACATTCGCAGATGAAAGAAGAGGAACCTTCACCGCCTCCAAAAAGGAAAACCAGAAGCTCTCGATGA
- the LOC116732469 gene encoding serine/arginine repetitive matrix protein 2-like isoform X13, with protein sequence MSSIPQGRGYNDTHRDTTSLAWLSICKQTEKDHNNPSSGCTDRSRSVSGEGADNRKHPPGSGAAKSPEPGRSDQPKYTTESATEILSRFGLDKDDLGELNAYSEDQITPENLKYVLMQISIKKKERAAEKSSESQPTIGLKSDLHKTPVKSNKVIDCGDFGSSVAKKETEKDSTDKSRGKSLVETHKPSEDRLQRCVLKGKSRESEISEQNKMVSPKHKPDETKLYKPLSPKQPESTSKPSKAEQKSSNSKESKTRIKETMVAGQNKKSPEKKNPEVQTELKCGQQGQDKSVMQTKFKGSSFKNDSSCAIVSSKQKPDEPKTCKPLPPKQPESTSKSSNPGKAEQKSSNSKESKTQIKETTVAGQYKKHPEKKIPEVQTELKRGQQGQDKPVIQTKFKGSSSKNEPSHAVISAKQKPGEPKPCKPLPPKQPESTSKSSNPGKAEQKSSNNKESKTQIKETTVAGQNKAELKRGQQGRDKPVIQTKFKGSSCKNEPSHAIIRDCKGISPESFPHYCSICNKESRNVHAWCSHMKTTEHREKCKTLYPDLFCEQQFPRIDSTWRRCRETGKHKSDSRRRNASHSRSQERHHRRGSSSRSPCRRNASRSRSRSHGRRHRRGSSSRSPCRRNASRSRSRSHGRRHRRGSSSRSPCRRNASRSRSRSHGRRHRRGSSSRSPCRRKASRSRSRSHGRRHRRGSSSRSRCRRNASRSRSRSHGRRHRRGSSSRSHSPYRQRRKSRSRSTSTSDSSSSEDRRDRCRSPSRSSYSYRQTHRSQSRSPRYEKSTSCLPSPGMPSERQLSPKNSSKNPPSPSRSGEKQTSGDTSVPQDENSAETLVKKLLQSSAVQSLSKQIDVESLVKTLTPVFLDEFNKLTSTPGSSEAPQTKSTASSPPNHEQEVGAETLRSADGSDRSGPVLEQSVNAAASGNLEEKEQEVTSTRKRGRPRKKARNTLVRKSAGVKHESSEENREEEETKSLPGASLDSSSALLGDVKTETDAEAAEVLDQSVNAAAAGELEEMEEKEREVTSIRKGGRPRKKPRKTPVRKSARGKPENPEENREEEDQSLPGASLDPSSSALLGDVKTETDNETAEVLDQSVNAVAAGELEETEQTEQEVTSIIKRGRPRKKSRKTPVRKSAGGKRENPEENREEEDQSLPGASLDPSSSALLGAVKTETDNETAEAGDLEEMKDTEQEVASTKKRGRSGKKPRKAPVRKSAGGKPENPEEETKSLPETEAECPDRQNLDGRLEEEEEDEGRCKADGEGLEEETVPLGSVLDQSVNAAAAGNLEEMEDTEQEVTSTRKRGRPRKKPRKTPVRKSAGGKPENPEENREEEDKSLPGASLDPSSSALLGAVKTESDDEAAEGPDKKNLDGRLEEEEEEDEEVACKKRRKSPCTTADFILPPFNTDISFGEEFTARKLGYYCSLCSVFYMLKSNEEDTHCCSRNHYDNLLKHSQMKEEEPSPPPKRKTRSSR encoded by the exons ATGTCTTCAATTCCACAGGGACGTGGCTACAATGATACTCACAGGGACACTACATCCTTGGCCTGGCTTTCAATATGCAAACAGACCGAAAAAGATCACAATAACCCATCTTCTGGCTGCACAGACAGAAGCAGAAGTGTTTCTGGTGAAGGTGCAGACAACAGGAAACATCCTCCAGGTTCAGGTGCTGCTAAATCTCCAGAACCAGGCAGATCGGATCAACCCAAGTACACAACAGAATCAGCTACTGAGATCCTCAGCAGGTTTGGACTCGACAAGGACGACTTGGGAGAGCTCAATGCTTACTCTGAGGATCAGATCACCCCTGAAAACCTGAAATACGTCCTGATGCAGATTTCCATTAAGAAGAAGgaaagagctgcagagaaatcCTCTGAATCGCAGCCCACTATTGGTCTAAAGAGTGACTTGCATAAAACTCCCgtaaagtcaaataaagttATTGATTGCGGTGATTTTGGAAGTAGCGTTGCTAAAAAGGAGACTGAAAAAGATAGCACAGATAAGAGTAGAGGTAAGTCACTGGTGGAAACTCACAAACCCAGTGAGGACCGGCTGCAAAGATGTGTGTTAAAGGGCAAAAGCAGAGAGTCTGAGATTAGtgagcaaaataaaatggtttCACCCAAACATAAACCTGATGAGACTAAACTCTACAAACCTCTTTCTCCAAAGCAACCAGAGTCCACATCCAAACCTAGTAAAGCAGAACAGAAGAGTTCCAACAGCAAGGAAAGCAAAACTCgaataaaagaaacaatggTTGCTGGACAGAATAAGAAAAGTCCAGAGAAGAAGAACCCGGAGGTTCAGACTGAGCTGAAGTGTGGACAGCAAGGACAGGATAAGTCAGTGATGCAGACTAAATTTAAGGGgtcatcttttaaaaatgattcttCATGTGCCATAGTTTCATCCAAACAGAAACCTGACGAGCCTAAAACCTGCAAACCTCTTCCTCCAAAGCAACCAGAGTCCACATCTAAATCCTCCAATCCTGGTAAAGCAGAACAGAAGAGTTCCAACAGCAAGGAAAGCAAAACTCAGATAAAAGAAACAACGGTTGCTGGGCAGTATAAGAAACATCCAGAGAAGAAGATCCCTGAGGTTCAGACTGAGCTGAAACGTGGACAACAAGGACAGGATAAGCCAGTGATCCAGACTAAATTTAAAGGGTCATCTTCTAAAAATGAGCCTTCACACGCTGTAATTTCAGCCAAACAGAAACCTGGCGAGCCTAAACCCTGCAAACCTCTTCCTCCAAAGCAACCAGAGTCCACATCTAAATCCTCCAATCCTGGTAAAGCAGAACAGAAGAGTTCCAACAACAAGGAAAGTAAAACTCAGATAAAAGAAACAACGGTTGCTGGGCAGAATAAGGCTGAGCTGAAGCGCGGACAGCAAGGACGGGATAAGCCAGTGATCCAGACTAAATTTAAGGGGTCATCTTGTAAAAATGAGCCTTCACACGCCATAATTAGAGATTGTAAAGGTATCTCACCAGAATCCTTCCCACATTACTGTTCGATATGCAACAAGGAAAGTCGTAACGTACAT gctTGGTGTTCCCACATGAAGACCACTGAACATCGTGAGAAGTGCAAAACCCT ATACCCAGACTTGTTTTGTGAACAACAATTCCCCAG AATAGACTCAACCTGGAGGCGGTGTCGGGAGACGGGAAAACACAAGAGTGATTCTCGCCGCAGAAACGCTTCCCATTCCAGAAGTCAAGAACGCCATCACAGAAGAGGCTCCAGTTCTCGCTCACCCTGCCGGAGAAACGCTTCCCGTTCCCGCTCCAGAAGTCATGGCCGGCGTCACAGAAGAGGCTCCAGTTCTCGCTCACCCTGCCGGAGAAATGCTTCCCGTTCCCGCTCCAGAAGTCATGGCCGGCGTCACAGAAGAGGCTCCAGTTCTCGCTCACCCTGCAGGAGAAATGCTTCCCGTTCCCGCTCCAGAAGTCATGGCCGGCGTCACAGAAGAGGCTCCAGTTCTCGCTCACCCTGCAGGAGAAAAGCTTCCCGTTCCCGCTCCAGAAGTCATGGCCGGCGTCACAGGAGAGGCTCCAGTTCTCGCTCACGCTGCCGGAGAAACGCTTCCCGTTCCCGCTCCAGAAGTCATGGCCGGCGTCACAGAAGAGGCTCCAGTTCTCGCTCTCACAGCCCGTATCGTCAGCGCCGTAAATCCAGGAGTAGATCAACTTCCACCTCAGACAGTTCTAGCTCTGAGGACAGAAGAGACAGGTGCAGGAGCCCATCCAGGTCTTCCTACAGTTATAGACAAACCCACAG GTCTCAATCTCGTTCTCCAAGGTACGAGAAGTCCACCTCCTGTCTGCCCTCTCCAGGAATGCCTTCTGAGAGACAGCTTTCacccaaaaacagcagcaagaaTCCGCCATCACCAAGCAGAAGCGGCGAGAAACAAACGTCCGGAGACACATCGGTTCCTCAGGATGAGAACAGTGCAGAGACACTGGTGAAGAAACTGCTTCAATCATCAG CTGTCCAGTCTTTGTCAAAGCAGATAGATGTAGAGAGCCTTGTGAAAACTCTGACTCCGGTTTTCCTGGACGAGTTCAACAAGTTAACCTCAACACCCGGATCATCAGAGGCGCCTCAGACTAAAAGCACAGCCAGTTCCCCGCCAAATCACGAG caggaagtcGGAGCAGAAACTCTGAGATCTGCTGACGGCTCAGATCGAAGCGGCCCAG TTTTAGAGCAGAGTGTAAATGCTGCAGCTTCAGGTAATCTGGAGGAaaaggaacaggaagtgacatcaacTAGAAAAAGAGGCCGACCCAGGAAGAAAGCCAGAAATACTCTTG TGAGAAAATCTGCTGGAGTAAAACATGAGAGCTCcgaagaaaacagagaagaagaagaaaccaaaTCACTTCCTGGTGCGTCGCTggattcttcttctgctctgttGGGGGACGTCAAGACGGAAACGGacgctgaagctgctgaag ttttaGATCAGAGTGTGaacgctgcagcagcaggtgagcTGGAGGAAATGGAGGAGAAGGAACGGGAAGTGACATCAATAAGAAAAGGAGGCCGACCCAGGAAGAAACCCAGAAAGACTCCTG tcagaaaatcTGCCAGAGGAAAACCTGAGAACcctgaagaaaacagagaagaagaagaccaATCACTTCCTGGTGCGTCGCTGGatccttcttcttctgctctatTGGGGGACGTCAAGACGGAGACGGATAATGAAACTGCTGAAG TTTTAGATCAGAGTGTGAACGCTGTAGCAGCAGGTGAGCTGGAGGAAACTGAGCAGacggaacaggaagtgacatcgaTAATAAAAAGAGGCCGACCCAGGAAGAAATCCAGAAAGACTCCTG TGAGAAAATCTGCTGGAGGAAAACGTGAGAACcctgaagaaaacagagaagaagaagaccaATCACTTCCTGGCGCATCGCTGGatccttcttcttctgctctatTGGGGGCCGTCAAGACGGAGACAGATAATGAAACTGCTGAAG caggtgatCTGGAGGAAATGAAGGATACGGAACAGGAAGTGGCATCCACTAAAAAAAGAGGACGATCCGGGAAGAAACCCAGAAAGGCTCCTG TGAGAAAAtctgctggaggaaaacctgAGAACCCTGAAGAAGAAACCAAATCACTTCCTGAGACGGAGGCTGAATGTCCTGACAGACAGAACCTGGATGGACGcttggaggaagaggaggaggatgaaggacGATGCAAGGCCGACGGAGAAGGTTTGGAAGAGGAGACAGTTCCTTTAG GTTCCGTTTTAGATCAGAGTGTGaacgctgcagcagcaggtaaTCTGGAGGAAATGGAGGACacggaacaggaagtgacatcaacCAGAAAAAGAGGCCGACCCAGGAAGAAACCCAGAAAGACTCCTG TGAGAAAAtctgctggaggaaaacctgagaaccctgaagaaaacagagaagaagaagacaaatcACTTCCTGGCGCATCGCTGGatccttcttcttctgctctatTGGGGGCCGTCAAGACGGAGTCGGAtgatgaagctgctgaaggTCCAGACAAAAAGAACTTGGACGGACGcttggaggaagaggaggaggaggatgaagaag TAGCCTGTAAAAAACGAAGGAAGTCTCCTTGTACCACTGCTGATTTTATCCTGCCACCTTTCAACACAGACATCTCCTTTG GCGAGGAGTTTACTGCTCGTAAACTGGGATATTACTGTTCCCTCTGCTCTGTTTTCTACATGCTGAAGAGCAACGAAGAGGACACTCACTGCTGCAGCAGAAATCATTACGACAACCTGCTG AAACATTCGCAGATGAAAGAAGAGGAACCTTCACCGCCTCCAAAAAGGAAAACCAGAAGCTCTCGATGA